A single region of the Solwaraspora sp. WMMD406 genome encodes:
- a CDS encoding winged helix-turn-helix domain-containing protein, translating to MQEIEVIEDPQVAVAALEPTRSRLLAALAEPASATELAGRTGLTRQRANYHLRALEHHGLVQPAGERRHGGLTERLLVASAAAYLVSPAALGDAAGDPARTADRGSARYLIALAARTIRELTRLLRRAEASGARVVTFSLDSEVRLAASPQARAAFADDLTAAVAAVIRRHHQSADTVGDDYRLTVTTHPREQP from the coding sequence GTGCAGGAGATCGAAGTCATCGAGGATCCGCAGGTGGCGGTCGCCGCGCTGGAACCGACCCGGTCGCGGCTGCTGGCCGCGCTCGCCGAGCCGGCCAGCGCCACCGAACTGGCCGGGCGCACCGGCCTGACCCGGCAACGGGCCAACTACCACCTGCGGGCACTCGAACACCACGGCCTGGTCCAGCCCGCCGGCGAACGCCGGCACGGCGGACTCACCGAGCGGCTGCTGGTCGCCAGCGCCGCAGCGTACCTGGTGTCGCCGGCCGCGCTCGGCGACGCGGCCGGCGACCCCGCCCGTACCGCCGACCGGGGATCCGCCCGCTACCTGATCGCGCTCGCCGCCCGTACCATCCGCGAACTGACCCGGCTGCTGCGTCGCGCCGAAGCCAGCGGAGCACGGGTCGTCACCTTCTCGCTGGACAGCGAGGTGCGCCTGGCGGCGTCCCCGCAGGCCCGCGCCGCGTTCGCCGACGACCTCACCGCCGCCGTCGCCGCCGTGATCCGTCGGCACCACCAGTCGGCCGACACCGTCGGCGACGACTACCGCCTGACCGTGACCACCCACCCGAGGGAGCAGCCATGA
- a CDS encoding DUF4143 domain-containing protein produces the protein MSAYQTRVVDQELDELLPGLPAISIEGPKGVGKTATGQRRAATLVALDDPVQRELLRADPARIDRVQGPVLIDEWQREPTVWDLVRRSVDRDPSPGRFLLTGSATPTSAPTHSGAGRIVQLRMRPMTLVERAVAEPTVSLRDLLSGRRPEVAGESPASLADYAEEIVRSGFPAIRQLPSRARRAQLDGYLARIVERDFPEQGHLVRRPETLRGWLAAYASATATTSSYTAILDAATPGESNKPAKTTTTAYRDVLSQLWLLDPVPGWSPSRSTFTRLGSAVKHHLADPALAARLLGASREALLNESVPAGVTPRMGPLLGALFESLVTLCVRVYAQAAESSIHHLRTWNGRHEVDLIVQRADQRVVALEVKLAPIVGDDDVAHLRWLRDQMGEDLLDAAVVTTGPVAYRRADGIAVVPLALLGP, from the coding sequence GTGAGTGCCTATCAGACAAGGGTCGTTGACCAGGAGTTGGACGAGCTGCTGCCGGGCCTACCCGCCATCAGCATCGAGGGGCCGAAGGGGGTGGGCAAGACAGCGACGGGGCAGCGTCGGGCGGCAACCCTCGTCGCGTTGGACGACCCCGTACAGCGAGAGTTGCTACGTGCTGACCCGGCGCGCATCGACCGTGTCCAGGGGCCGGTCCTCATCGACGAGTGGCAGCGCGAGCCGACGGTCTGGGACCTGGTGCGACGCAGCGTCGACCGGGATCCGTCGCCGGGAAGGTTCCTGCTGACCGGCAGCGCCACCCCGACCTCGGCACCTACCCATTCCGGAGCGGGACGGATCGTGCAACTGCGGATGCGACCGATGACCCTTGTCGAGCGGGCGGTCGCCGAACCCACGGTCAGCCTGCGTGACCTGCTGTCCGGTCGCCGGCCGGAGGTCGCCGGCGAATCACCGGCCAGCCTCGCCGACTACGCCGAGGAGATCGTCCGGTCAGGGTTTCCCGCCATCCGACAGTTGCCGTCGAGAGCGCGCCGCGCGCAACTCGACGGCTACCTGGCCCGGATCGTGGAGCGTGACTTTCCAGAGCAGGGACATCTGGTACGCCGGCCCGAGACGCTGCGCGGGTGGCTGGCGGCGTACGCGAGCGCCACCGCGACCACCAGTTCATACACGGCGATCCTCGACGCGGCGACGCCGGGCGAGAGCAACAAGCCCGCCAAGACCACTACCACCGCCTATCGTGACGTGCTTTCCCAGCTGTGGCTGTTGGATCCGGTGCCGGGCTGGTCGCCGAGCCGGAGCACCTTCACCCGGCTCGGCAGCGCCGTCAAACACCACTTGGCCGATCCGGCGCTTGCCGCTCGGCTACTCGGTGCCAGTCGGGAGGCGTTGCTCAACGAGTCCGTCCCTGCGGGGGTCACTCCCCGGATGGGCCCGTTGCTGGGCGCGCTTTTCGAATCCCTGGTGACATTGTGTGTCCGCGTCTACGCACAGGCGGCCGAGTCCTCGATCCACCATCTGCGGACCTGGAACGGCCGCCACGAGGTCGACCTGATCGTGCAGCGCGCCGATCAGCGGGTCGTCGCGCTGGAAGTGAAGCTTGCACCCATCGTCGGTGACGACGACGTCGCGCACCTGCGATGGCTTCGGGACCAGATGGGTGAGGACCTGCTGGACGCGGCGGTCGTCACTACCGGTCCAGTGGCGTATCGGCGTGCGGACGGGATCGCCGTCGTCCCGCTGGCCCTGCTCGGCCCGTGA
- a CDS encoding SRPBCC domain-containing protein has protein sequence MTDPVEASAEVTGTPEELWPLLTSGAGISAWFMPAEVDIDAGTVRHRFGPGDDEVSDGTIVAAEAPHRFAYVEEWAPSEGAEPITSTTEFLIEAVSGATSLVRIVSSGFGTGPDGRRQAESTAAGWTQALRVLALYTAHFAGRPSASLRAWAHSDRSLSDVWATLTTDLGLAGAAVGDRVRVGDGVAPPLAGQVSAVADTGLTLLVDEPAGGVASVIAADFGASRGAVVDMFFYGDDSAALVAAYGPAWEKWMADR, from the coding sequence ATGACCGACCCTGTCGAGGCGTCCGCCGAGGTCACCGGCACACCGGAGGAGCTGTGGCCGCTGCTGACCAGCGGCGCCGGCATCTCCGCCTGGTTCATGCCCGCCGAGGTCGACATCGACGCGGGCACCGTCCGGCACCGGTTCGGCCCCGGCGACGACGAGGTCTCCGACGGCACGATCGTCGCCGCCGAGGCGCCACACCGATTCGCGTACGTCGAGGAATGGGCACCGAGCGAAGGTGCCGAGCCGATCACCTCGACCACCGAGTTCCTGATCGAGGCGGTGTCCGGGGCGACCAGCCTGGTCCGGATCGTCTCGTCCGGCTTCGGCACCGGCCCGGACGGACGACGTCAGGCCGAGTCGACCGCCGCCGGCTGGACCCAGGCGCTGCGGGTGCTGGCCCTCTACACGGCCCACTTCGCCGGCCGGCCGAGCGCTTCGCTGCGCGCCTGGGCGCATTCGGACCGGTCGCTGTCCGACGTCTGGGCGACGCTGACCACCGACCTCGGGCTGGCCGGGGCAGCCGTCGGCGACCGGGTCCGGGTCGGTGACGGGGTCGCGCCCCCGCTGGCCGGGCAGGTGTCCGCCGTCGCCGACACCGGCCTGACGCTGCTGGTCGACGAACCGGCCGGCGGAGTCGCCAGCGTCATCGCCGCCGACTTCGGTGCCAGCCGGGGCGCGGTCGTCGACATGTTCTTCTACGGCGACGACTCGGCCGCGCTCGTCGCCGCGTACGGACCGGCGTGGGAGAAGTGGATGGCGGACCGCTGA
- the hisC gene encoding histidinol-phosphate transaminase — protein sequence MPPSLGLTRADLDALPSYVPGRSPVDLARDLGLPEAIKLASNEVPYGPLPGVVEAVTEAAASTHRYPDMGVLALRAELAERLGVAAERIVTGCGSVALCEHLVRATCLPGDEIVYSWRSFEAYPIIAATTAASSRRVSNTATHGHDLPAMAAAVTEQTRLVLVCNPNNPTGTSVRRAELDRFLDAVPDDVLVVLDEAYREFVTDAEVPDGLAAYGDRPNVVVLRTLSKAWGLAGLRVGYLVAHPEVAAAVRKVATPFGTSALAQAAALAALGQADEVRRRCDLVIAERTRVTEALRKLVPDVPESQANFVWLPLGERAAAFGAACEARGVIVRPFPGDGVRVTIGTPAENDAFLAAAETAL from the coding sequence ATGCCCCCATCGCTCGGTCTGACCCGTGCCGACCTCGACGCCCTGCCCAGTTACGTACCCGGGCGCAGCCCGGTCGATCTGGCCCGCGACCTCGGTTTGCCGGAAGCGATCAAACTGGCCAGCAACGAGGTCCCGTACGGCCCGTTGCCGGGCGTGGTCGAGGCGGTGACCGAGGCCGCCGCGTCGACGCACCGCTACCCGGACATGGGGGTGCTGGCGCTGCGCGCCGAGCTGGCCGAGCGACTCGGGGTGGCCGCCGAGCGGATCGTCACCGGCTGCGGTTCGGTGGCGCTGTGCGAGCATCTGGTTCGCGCGACCTGCCTGCCCGGTGACGAGATCGTCTACTCGTGGCGGTCGTTCGAGGCGTACCCGATCATCGCCGCGACCACGGCGGCGAGCAGCCGGCGGGTGTCGAACACCGCGACGCACGGCCACGACCTGCCGGCGATGGCGGCGGCGGTCACCGAGCAGACCCGGTTGGTGCTGGTCTGCAACCCCAACAATCCGACCGGGACGAGCGTACGGCGGGCCGAGCTGGACCGGTTCCTCGACGCGGTGCCGGACGACGTGCTGGTGGTGCTGGACGAGGCGTACCGGGAGTTCGTCACCGACGCCGAGGTGCCCGACGGGCTGGCCGCCTACGGTGACCGGCCGAACGTGGTGGTGCTGCGGACGCTGTCCAAGGCGTGGGGGCTGGCCGGCCTGCGGGTCGGCTACCTGGTCGCGCATCCGGAGGTCGCGGCGGCGGTCCGCAAGGTGGCCACCCCGTTCGGCACGAGCGCGTTGGCGCAGGCGGCGGCGCTGGCCGCGCTCGGTCAGGCCGACGAGGTACGCCGCCGCTGTGATCTGGTGATCGCCGAGCGGACGCGGGTCACCGAGGCACTGCGCAAGCTGGTGCCGGACGTGCCGGAGAGTCAGGCCAACTTCGTCTGGTTGCCGTTGGGTGAGCGGGCGGCGGCGTTCGGCGCGGCCTGCGAGGCGCGCGGGGTGATCGTGCGGCCGTTCCCCGGTGACGGGGTCCGGGTCACCATTGGTACGCCGGCCGAGAACGACGCGTTCCTGGCGGCTGCCGAGACGGCGCTCTGA
- a CDS encoding DUF397 domain-containing protein, with protein sequence MTNLSNVTWRKSSRSNDQGQCVEVADQLAGVVGVRDSKDLAGPVLMIAPASWSAFVAATKTGTLGG encoded by the coding sequence ATGACCAACCTGTCCAACGTCACGTGGCGCAAGAGCAGCCGTTCCAACGACCAGGGACAGTGTGTCGAGGTGGCTGATCAGCTGGCTGGTGTCGTTGGGGTGCGGGACTCCAAGGACCTGGCCGGGCCGGTGCTGATGATCGCCCCGGCGAGCTGGTCCGCCTTCGTCGCCGCGACCAAGACCGGCACCCTCGGCGGCTGA
- a CDS encoding MerR family transcriptional regulator gives MTAYSPAQAAARSGFTLHTLRYYEREGILPPVARDSVGRRVYSDDDLATLGFLRCLRDTGMPIELLRRYGELCQDPGTVPERIALLREHAAAVEAQIAQLQRWRVRIGDKLAWYADQADGTSAAEE, from the coding sequence ATGACGGCCTACTCTCCGGCGCAGGCGGCGGCCCGGTCCGGCTTCACCCTGCACACCTTGCGCTACTACGAGCGAGAAGGGATCCTGCCGCCGGTGGCGCGCGACTCGGTCGGACGGCGGGTCTACAGCGACGACGACCTGGCCACCCTGGGCTTTCTGCGCTGCCTGCGCGACACCGGCATGCCGATCGAACTGCTCCGCCGCTACGGCGAGCTGTGCCAGGACCCGGGCACCGTCCCGGAGCGGATCGCGCTGCTGCGCGAACACGCCGCCGCCGTCGAGGCGCAGATCGCCCAGCTGCAGCGTTGGCGGGTCCGGATCGGTGACAAGCTCGCCTGGTACGCCGACCAGGCCGACGGTACGTCGGCGGCCGAGGAGTAG
- a CDS encoding RDD family protein, protein MSAIPPGWYKDPAEPTTQRYWDGGGWIGAALPADATPPDGPPPVEEPAAQSATQPAGQSAGQSAGPGTEPPGNPPPIPSGAPGHPAPPAGHPTPADYPPPAGYPAAPGYPPPGYPPAGYPPPGYPPPGYPPPPPGWPAYQLPPPEPRPHGMALAPLGARFVARLIDIGAVLLLNIFINGWFVWQYVVETWPTFAEIWRRSLAGDRSAEGVPQVTERASGLQMVIILLAAAIWWAYEVPATANTGQTLGKRLTRLKVVPVEPDGQLGFARSFRRWNTLGLPTLLWICCIGFVFQLIDCIYLLFDRPLRQALHDKSAQTVVVRLPAPAPTTRRGQGDTGSSGQDDTTPGTPGGDRSTTPGSSA, encoded by the coding sequence GTGAGTGCGATCCCCCCGGGCTGGTACAAGGACCCCGCCGAACCCACGACTCAGCGGTACTGGGACGGTGGCGGGTGGATCGGTGCCGCGCTCCCGGCGGACGCCACCCCGCCGGACGGACCGCCACCGGTGGAAGAGCCGGCCGCGCAGTCGGCCACCCAGCCAGCCGGGCAGTCGGCCGGGCAGTCGGCCGGGCCCGGAACGGAACCGCCGGGCAACCCGCCGCCGATCCCGTCGGGTGCACCTGGTCATCCTGCTCCGCCGGCCGGACATCCGACGCCGGCCGACTACCCGCCACCGGCCGGATACCCGGCAGCACCGGGGTATCCACCGCCGGGGTATCCGCCAGCGGGCTACCCACCGCCGGGGTATCCGCCGCCGGGCTACCCACCGCCGCCGCCCGGATGGCCGGCGTACCAGTTGCCGCCGCCGGAGCCCCGCCCACACGGCATGGCGTTGGCGCCGCTCGGGGCACGGTTCGTGGCGCGGCTGATCGACATCGGTGCCGTGCTGCTGCTCAACATCTTCATCAACGGCTGGTTCGTCTGGCAGTACGTGGTGGAGACCTGGCCGACGTTCGCCGAGATCTGGCGACGGTCGCTGGCCGGGGACCGCTCCGCCGAGGGCGTCCCGCAGGTCACCGAGCGGGCCTCCGGACTGCAGATGGTGATCATCCTGCTCGCGGCGGCGATCTGGTGGGCGTACGAGGTGCCGGCGACCGCCAACACCGGCCAGACCCTCGGCAAACGGCTGACCCGGCTCAAAGTGGTGCCGGTGGAGCCGGACGGGCAGCTCGGCTTCGCCCGGTCGTTCCGCCGCTGGAACACCCTCGGCCTGCCGACCCTGCTCTGGATCTGCTGTATCGGGTTCGTCTTCCAACTGATCGACTGCATCTATCTGCTCTTCGACCGGCCGCTGCGGCAGGCCCTGCACGACAAGTCCGCGCAGACCGTCGTGGTGCGGCTACCGGCGCCCGCGCCGACCACGCGCCGCGGTCAAGGCGATACCGGATCCTCCGGTCAAGACGACACGACTCCCGGCACCCCTGGCGGGGACCGCTCCACCACCCCTGGTAGCTCCGCATGA
- a CDS encoding ABC transporter ATP-binding protein, whose product MVRVVDLSKSYRTEASEPIHACDGVDFKMSRGEIVAVTGPSGSGKSTLLHLVGALDTPDAGTIEVAGERITGLKGRRLAEYRRRVGFVFQRFHLLPTLTATDNVIAPLLPYKVGFDKRAKARQLLDAVGLADRADSLPSKLSGGQQQRVAIARALINDPMLVLADEPTGNLDSQTGNDIIELLFGVRDRLGASLMIATHDPSLAARCDRVVRIRDGRIVEDTVSPAAGPVG is encoded by the coding sequence ATGGTGCGGGTCGTCGACCTGTCCAAGAGCTACCGTACGGAGGCCAGCGAGCCGATCCACGCCTGCGACGGCGTCGATTTCAAGATGAGCCGGGGCGAGATAGTCGCCGTGACCGGGCCGTCCGGATCCGGCAAGTCCACCCTGCTGCACCTGGTCGGGGCGCTCGACACCCCTGACGCGGGGACGATCGAGGTCGCGGGTGAGCGGATCACCGGGCTCAAGGGGCGTCGCCTGGCCGAATACCGACGTCGGGTGGGCTTCGTGTTCCAGCGGTTCCACCTCCTGCCGACCCTGACCGCCACCGACAACGTCATCGCGCCGCTGCTGCCGTACAAGGTCGGGTTCGACAAGCGGGCCAAGGCCCGGCAGCTGCTCGACGCAGTAGGACTGGCTGATCGCGCCGACTCGTTGCCGTCGAAGCTGTCCGGCGGGCAGCAGCAGCGGGTCGCCATCGCCCGTGCTTTGATCAACGACCCGATGCTGGTGTTGGCCGACGAACCGACCGGCAACCTGGACAGCCAGACCGGCAACGACATCATCGAGCTGTTGTTCGGCGTGCGGGACCGGCTCGGAGCCTCGCTGATGATCGCGACGCACGATCCAAGCCTCGCCGCGCGGTGTGATCGCGTCGTCCGGATCCGGGACGGCCGGATCGTCGAAGACACCGTCAGTCCTGCGGCGGGGCCGGTGGGGTGA
- a CDS encoding type II toxin-antitoxin system RelE/ParE family toxin, translated as MPQRSEQGHGVGEAPSPYTVMFSRQARRNLHEDLPLEVAIAATETIARAIAVNPYRPGKPLDEPFDGFHSARRGTYRIIYRVNEAKRVVEIQSIRHRRDAYRS; from the coding sequence ATGCCTCAGCGGAGCGAACAGGGCCACGGCGTCGGCGAAGCACCCAGCCCGTACACCGTGATGTTCTCCCGCCAGGCCCGCCGCAACCTGCACGAGGACCTGCCATTGGAAGTGGCGATCGCGGCAACGGAGACCATCGCTCGGGCGATCGCGGTCAACCCCTACCGGCCCGGCAAACCGCTCGACGAGCCCTTCGACGGCTTCCACTCTGCCCGGCGCGGCACATACCGGATCATCTACCGGGTCAACGAGGCCAAGCGGGTTGTCGAGATCCAGTCGATCCGTCACCGACGCGACGCCTACCGATCATAG
- a CDS encoding aldo/keto reductase, with amino-acid sequence MTDENTTDHSVSAAASAAPAPPAPASPLVLGTMMFGTTVDEETSFALLDRFVERGGEWIDTADCYAFWASADGRGGDSERIIGRWLAARPGVRDRVRLATKVGAEPLWAGSWPRHRAGLSRYAIRDAFAGSLDRLGVDHVDLLWLHQEDRAVPIEETVDAVGELTASGAVRRVGASNHPAWRVERARARAAATGTRPIDALQLNATYLRARPGTRPDGVEHPFGLLSDEQWDIAQAYRMEVWAYTPLLSGAYDNPAKSIPQVYDHPGSTRRLDALDDVVKQTGATRGQVVLAWLVAQGIRPILGGSKPYQLDAAFDGLALTLTEEQLTRLDVAG; translated from the coding sequence ATGACCGACGAGAACACCACGGACCACTCTGTCTCCGCCGCCGCATCGGCTGCACCGGCACCGCCCGCGCCGGCGTCGCCGCTGGTGCTGGGCACGATGATGTTCGGCACCACGGTCGACGAGGAGACGTCGTTCGCGCTGCTCGACCGGTTCGTCGAACGCGGCGGCGAATGGATCGACACCGCCGACTGCTACGCGTTCTGGGCCAGCGCCGACGGCCGGGGCGGCGACAGCGAGCGGATCATCGGACGCTGGCTCGCCGCCCGGCCCGGCGTCCGCGACCGGGTCCGGCTCGCCACCAAAGTTGGCGCCGAGCCGCTGTGGGCCGGCTCGTGGCCGCGCCACCGCGCCGGCCTGAGCCGGTACGCCATCCGCGACGCCTTCGCCGGCAGCCTCGACCGGCTCGGCGTCGACCACGTCGACCTGCTCTGGCTGCACCAGGAGGATCGCGCCGTCCCGATCGAGGAGACCGTCGACGCGGTCGGCGAGCTCACCGCTTCCGGTGCCGTACGCCGGGTCGGTGCCTCCAACCACCCCGCCTGGCGGGTCGAGCGGGCCCGGGCCCGCGCCGCCGCCACCGGTACCCGGCCGATCGACGCCCTGCAACTCAACGCCACCTATCTGCGGGCCCGCCCCGGCACCCGGCCCGACGGGGTGGAGCACCCGTTCGGGCTGCTCAGCGACGAACAGTGGGACATCGCGCAGGCGTACCGGATGGAGGTGTGGGCCTACACGCCGCTGCTGTCCGGGGCGTACGACAACCCGGCCAAGTCGATCCCGCAGGTCTACGACCATCCGGGCAGCACCCGCCGGCTGGACGCGCTCGACGACGTGGTCAAGCAGACCGGCGCGACGCGCGGGCAGGTGGTGCTGGCGTGGCTGGTGGCGCAGGGCATCCGACCCATTCTCGGCGGCAGCAAGCCGTACCAGTTGGACGCCGCGTTCGACGGACTCGCCCTCACCCTCACCGAGGAGCAGTTGACCCGCCTCGACGTCGCCGGCTGA
- a CDS encoding helix-turn-helix transcriptional regulator: MAATLLNSSVPRRQLGRELRRLREERARMAQIEAARVLTWSNSKLWRMEQGEVPVRTEDVVLLCELYGADLKMTEALAALAPKTREKGWWHDYASIPSWFELFIGLEEAASHLREYHTNLVSGVLQTREYATAVFTASPLNLSPETIERRVAVRLQRAQLLTRIEPHLPQFDIVLDEAVIRRPVGSGTVMSAQLRRLVEAGELPNVSIRVIPFAAGVHGGTLAKDFTIMAFPGEVEPTTIYVEGLTGALYLDRPDEAERYTIAFDGLSTVALDQAASRDLLIRTAKEYES, from the coding sequence ATGGCCGCGACCTTGTTGAACTCTTCGGTGCCTCGGCGGCAGCTCGGTCGGGAGCTGCGTCGGCTGCGCGAGGAGCGGGCGCGGATGGCGCAGATCGAGGCGGCGCGGGTGCTCACCTGGTCCAACAGCAAGCTGTGGCGGATGGAGCAGGGCGAGGTCCCGGTCCGTACCGAGGACGTGGTGTTGCTCTGCGAGCTGTACGGCGCGGACCTGAAGATGACCGAGGCGCTGGCCGCCCTCGCCCCGAAGACCAGGGAGAAGGGCTGGTGGCACGACTACGCCAGCATCCCGTCCTGGTTCGAGCTGTTCATCGGCCTCGAAGAAGCCGCCTCCCACCTCCGCGAGTACCACACCAACCTCGTCTCGGGGGTGCTGCAAACCCGGGAGTACGCAACCGCAGTGTTCACGGCCAGCCCGCTCAACCTCTCGCCCGAGACCATCGAGCGGCGGGTGGCGGTGCGGCTGCAGCGCGCACAGCTACTCACCCGGATCGAGCCGCATTTGCCCCAGTTCGACATCGTGTTGGATGAGGCGGTGATCCGCCGCCCGGTCGGCTCGGGGACGGTGATGTCTGCCCAGCTTCGCCGGCTGGTCGAGGCTGGTGAGCTGCCGAACGTCTCGATCCGGGTGATCCCGTTCGCCGCAGGAGTCCATGGCGGCACCCTCGCCAAGGACTTCACGATCATGGCCTTCCCCGGTGAGGTTGAGCCGACCACGATCTACGTCGAAGGGCTCACAGGTGCCCTCTACTTGGACCGTCCGGATGAGGCCGAGCGCTATACGATTGCCTTCGATGGCCTTTCGACAGTGGCGCTGGACCAGGCCGCGTCGCGTGATCTCCTCATCCGGACCGCAAAGGAGTACGAGTCATGA
- a CDS encoding PQQ-binding-like beta-propeller repeat protein — MAEPASSTDRANSTDRAGWRARPRWQLVTAGVLAGLVLLSAAAVIAYRVLAPAEVVTPSGYQPSPPTAQPGPVARLSAAPLLVDGRLRVYATTRQVRADGPIDMRTQVTPAWSFRRWPEQLVGVVATGTTVVSRWSDGELVAVDAVSGEVAWRTAGPAPADTGYAGRRTGAQTVYAPAGLHTATSAADGRSLVVARGDSEVYGVDVATGRQLWRTALPGQGDACRDAGFTTTGGQLALVNSCAAPPTVEFYDLATGELAQTWQPEGAGPGLAVEPLGCSAGRSECGALRTTGAGQSRGWLLDGPDPVSAASLDSVDALLVDGMAIRLDQVTGEVVAQEVRTGATAWRRPLPQPDPSADGAADDVADGTVDDPAVGDPAGTDAAAPADGGDRLLAVQPGRAHVLTASRELITFDAVSGAELSRFVMIMPSERMTDWAPGYVYVQDGFVVVERLRLPVDPDADDGRYYRLQETVLVAAT, encoded by the coding sequence ATGGCGGAGCCAGCGAGCAGCACGGACCGCGCGAACAGCACAGACCGCGCCGGCTGGCGGGCCCGGCCACGCTGGCAGCTCGTCACCGCCGGTGTGCTGGCCGGACTCGTGCTGCTGAGCGCCGCCGCCGTCATCGCCTATCGGGTCCTCGCGCCCGCCGAAGTGGTCACCCCGTCCGGCTACCAGCCGTCCCCGCCGACCGCCCAGCCCGGTCCGGTGGCCCGGCTCTCCGCCGCGCCGCTGCTGGTCGACGGCCGCCTGCGGGTGTACGCCACCACTCGTCAGGTCCGCGCCGACGGGCCGATCGACATGCGGACCCAGGTCACCCCGGCCTGGTCGTTCCGCCGATGGCCCGAACAGCTGGTCGGCGTGGTGGCGACCGGCACCACTGTGGTCAGCCGCTGGTCCGACGGTGAACTGGTGGCCGTCGACGCGGTCAGCGGTGAGGTGGCCTGGCGGACCGCCGGCCCGGCACCGGCGGACACCGGGTACGCCGGTCGGCGTACCGGGGCGCAGACCGTCTACGCCCCGGCGGGCCTGCACACGGCGACCAGCGCCGCCGATGGGCGGTCGCTGGTGGTGGCGCGCGGTGACTCCGAGGTGTACGGCGTCGATGTGGCGACCGGTCGGCAGTTGTGGCGGACCGCGCTGCCCGGTCAGGGCGACGCCTGCCGGGACGCCGGCTTCACCACCACCGGCGGGCAGCTCGCCCTGGTCAACAGCTGTGCCGCCCCGCCGACCGTGGAGTTCTACGACCTGGCGACCGGGGAGCTGGCCCAGACCTGGCAGCCGGAGGGAGCGGGTCCCGGTCTGGCGGTGGAACCACTCGGCTGTTCGGCGGGCCGTTCCGAGTGCGGTGCGTTGCGTACCACCGGGGCGGGGCAGTCGCGGGGCTGGCTGCTCGACGGACCGGATCCGGTGTCGGCCGCCTCGCTCGACTCCGTCGACGCGCTGCTGGTCGACGGGATGGCGATCCGACTCGACCAGGTGACCGGCGAGGTGGTGGCCCAGGAGGTCCGGACCGGTGCGACGGCGTGGCGCAGGCCGCTGCCGCAGCCGGACCCGTCGGCCGACGGTGCGGCCGACGACGTCGCTGACGGCACCGTCGACGATCCGGCCGTCGGCGACCCGGCCGGTACGGACGCAGCCGCCCCGGCGGACGGCGGTGATCGGCTGCTGGCGGTGCAGCCGGGTCGCGCTCACGTGCTGACCGCGTCCCGGGAGTTGATCACCTTCGACGCGGTCAGTGGAGCTGAGTTGTCCCGGTTCGTCATGATCATGCCGAGTGAGCGGATGACCGACTGGGCCCCCGGCTACGTGTACGTACAGGACGGGTTCGTGGTGGTCGAACGGCTCCGGCTGCCGGTCGACCCGGACGCCGACGACGGCCGCTACTACCGGCTACAGGAGACGGTGCTTGTCGCAGCCACCTGA
- a CDS encoding type II toxin-antitoxin system Phd/YefM family antitoxin produces the protein METIPITEAKARIAELADRVAREHDHFTITRNGRADVMLISVAEYESMRETLDLLSDSEALADLRQSREDFASGDTFSMDEVLGELERRRDRAA, from the coding sequence ATGGAGACCATTCCGATCACCGAGGCCAAGGCCCGGATCGCCGAACTCGCCGATCGGGTTGCTCGGGAACACGACCACTTCACGATCACCCGCAACGGCCGCGCGGACGTCATGTTGATCTCGGTAGCCGAGTACGAATCGATGCGGGAAACGCTGGACCTGCTCTCCGACAGTGAAGCCCTGGCGGATCTGCGCCAGTCCCGGGAGGACTTCGCCTCGGGTGACACGTTCTCGATGGACGAGGTCCTCGGCGAGTTGGAGCGACGTCGCGACCGGGCAGCCTGA
- a CDS encoding DUF805 domain-containing protein, with translation MIGAPASRASRQFSLALLLPSLAVGVRRLHDTDRSGWWLLIALIPIVGAIVLLVFFVLDGTHGPNRFGPDPKDVAGFGAAV, from the coding sequence ATCATAGGAGCGCCTGCCTCGCGAGCATCGCGACAATTCTCCTTGGCGCTGTTGTTGCCGAGCTTGGCGGTCGGCGTACGACGGCTGCACGACACCGACCGGTCCGGCTGGTGGCTGCTGATCGCGCTGATCCCGATCGTCGGAGCGATCGTCCTGCTGGTGTTCTTCGTGCTGGATGGCACGCACGGCCCGAACCGCTTCGGCCCCGACCCGAAGGACGTCGCCGGATTCGGGGCGGCCGTCTGA